In Pseudomonas sp. ADAK18, a single window of DNA contains:
- a CDS encoding DUF924 family protein, translated as MFAPDPEASIVPNAAHSTAQSVVDFWTQAGPASWFKKDDAFDNQFRDTFHTAHFQAARRELEHWMDSPEGALALLLLLDQYPRNSFRGTAHMFATDPLARFYARRMIDAGMDQQVDISLRAFCYLPLEHSESVEDQQRSLVLNKQLDANTYRWAEEHADIIDRFGRFPHRNEVLARQTTDEERAFLTAGGFSG; from the coding sequence TTGTTCGCTCCTGATCCCGAGGCCTCAATCGTGCCCAATGCTGCCCATTCAACTGCCCAGTCGGTCGTCGATTTCTGGACTCAGGCCGGCCCGGCCAGTTGGTTCAAAAAAGACGACGCGTTTGATAACCAATTTCGCGACACCTTCCATACTGCCCACTTCCAGGCCGCCAGGCGTGAACTGGAACACTGGATGGACAGTCCGGAAGGGGCGTTGGCCTTGCTTCTGTTGCTTGATCAATACCCACGCAACTCTTTTCGTGGCACCGCCCACATGTTCGCAACCGACCCGCTTGCGCGCTTCTACGCGCGCCGGATGATCGATGCCGGGATGGATCAACAGGTCGATATCTCATTGCGGGCGTTTTGCTATTTGCCGTTGGAGCATTCAGAAAGCGTGGAGGATCAGCAGCGGTCGCTGGTGTTGAACAAACAGCTCGACGCTAACACCTACCGGTGGGCCGAGGAGCATGCGGACATCATTGATCGGTTTGGACGCTTTCCTCATCGTAATGAGGTGCTGGCTAGACAGACCACGGATGAGGAGCGTGCTTTTCTGACGGCGGGTGGGTTCTCGGGTTAA
- a CDS encoding aspartate aminotransferase family protein: MNIRLDAPRSTAEYQALDAAHHIHAFVDQKALNAEGPRVIVRGEGLALWDSDGKRYLDGMSGLWCTNLGYGRKDLAAAASHQLEQLPYYNLFFHTTHPAVVELSELLFSLLPDHYSHAIYTNSGSEANEVLIRTVRRYWQILGKPQKKIMIGRWNGYHGSTLAATALGGMKSMHEMGGMIPDVAHIDEPYWFAHEGKLSPEAFGLRAARQLEDKILELGAENVAAFVAEPFQGAGGMIFPPESYWPEIQRICRQYDVLLCADEVIGGFGRTGEWFAHEYFGFEPDTLSIAKGLTSGYIPMGGLVLSKRMAQVLVEQGGVFAHGLTYSGHPVAAAVAIANLKALRDEGIVTQVKQETGPYLQRCLREVFADHPLIGEIQGTGLVAALQFAEDKTSRKRFANENEMAWQCRTFGFEEGLIIRSTLGRMIMAPALVASHADIDELVDKTRMAVDRTARAYGRL, encoded by the coding sequence ATGAACATCAGACTCGATGCCCCGCGTAGCACGGCCGAATACCAGGCTCTCGACGCTGCCCACCATATCCATGCCTTTGTCGATCAGAAGGCGTTGAATGCGGAAGGTCCGCGCGTGATTGTGCGGGGTGAGGGCCTGGCCTTGTGGGACAGCGATGGCAAGCGCTACCTGGACGGGATGTCGGGCCTGTGGTGCACCAACCTCGGTTACGGACGCAAGGACCTGGCCGCAGCAGCCAGCCATCAACTGGAGCAGTTGCCGTACTACAACCTGTTTTTCCACACCACCCACCCGGCGGTGGTGGAGTTGTCCGAGTTGCTCTTCAGCTTGTTGCCTGACCATTACAGCCACGCGATCTACACCAACTCCGGCTCCGAAGCCAACGAGGTGTTGATCCGTACCGTGCGCCGCTACTGGCAGATCCTGGGCAAGCCGCAAAAGAAGATCATGATCGGTCGCTGGAATGGCTATCACGGCTCGACCCTCGCCGCCACGGCACTGGGTGGCATGAAGTCGATGCATGAAATGGGCGGGATGATCCCGGACGTTGCGCATATCGACGAGCCCTACTGGTTTGCCCATGAAGGCAAGCTGAGCCCCGAAGCGTTCGGCCTGCGCGCCGCTCGACAGCTGGAAGATAAGATCCTTGAACTGGGCGCTGAAAACGTCGCGGCATTTGTTGCCGAGCCGTTCCAGGGCGCGGGCGGGATGATTTTTCCGCCTGAGAGCTACTGGCCCGAAATCCAGCGTATCTGCCGTCAGTACGACGTGCTGCTGTGCGCTGACGAGGTGATTGGCGGCTTCGGTCGCACGGGTGAATGGTTTGCCCACGAGTACTTCGGTTTTGAGCCGGACACGCTGTCTATCGCCAAGGGATTGACCAGCGGCTACATCCCCATGGGCGGCTTGGTTCTGTCCAAACGCATGGCCCAGGTACTGGTGGAGCAGGGCGGGGTATTCGCCCACGGCCTGACCTATTCCGGGCACCCGGTGGCGGCGGCTGTGGCCATCGCCAACCTGAAGGCGCTGCGCGATGAGGGCATCGTTACCCAGGTCAAACAGGAAACCGGGCCTTACTTGCAGCGCTGTTTGCGTGAAGTCTTTGCCGACCATCCATTGATTGGCGAGATTCAGGGCACCGGGTTGGTCGCTGCGTTGCAGTTCGCAGAAGACAAAACCAGCCGCAAACGGTTTGCCAACGAGAACGAAATGGCCTGGCAATGCCGTACGTTTGGTTTTGAAGAAGGCCTGATTATTCGCTCTACCCTGGGCCGTATGATCATGGCGCCGGCGCTGGTGGCCAGCCACGCCGATATCGACGAGCTGGTGGACAAGACCCGCATGGCTGTCGACCGCACGGCACGCGCTTACGGTCGTCTTTGA